The nucleotide sequence CCTTTTCCACCACGTCGCCGCCTACAAAATCCACCAGGGAGATGGGAGCGGCGTCGCCTTTGCGCATGCCTATTTTGGTGATGCGGGTGTAACCGCCGTTGATTTCGCCGAATCTTTCGTTGGCGGCTTCAAACAGCTTGTGCACCACTTGTTTATTGCGAATAACCGCCATTGCCTGACGCCGGGCGTGCAGATCGCCCCTCTTTGCGAGGGTGATCATCTGGTCGGCCCAGCGGCGCAGTTCCTTGGCCTTGGCGTCTGTCGTCTTCACTTGCCCGTTTTCAAAAAGGGAGGTCACCATGTTGCGGAACATGGCCTTTCTATGGGAAGACGTTCGATTTAACTTTACTCCGCCTTTTTGATGTCTCATGAGTCTTCGGTGTCTCCTTCTTCATCGCTTTCCTCGGGCGGCTGGAAGCCTTCCAGCTTCATGCCAAAGGAAAGTCCCATTTCGGAGAGAACCTCTTTGATCTCGTTGAGAGATTTTCTCCCGAAATTTTTGGTCTTCAACATCTCACTTTCCGTCTTCCGGACAAGCTCAAAAATCTTGTGAATACTGGCGTTCTTCAGGCAGTTCGCACTGCGCACGGAAAGTTCCAGTTCGTCAACGCTCCGGTACAGATTTTCATTGAATTCCGGGGCGTCGGTTTCTTCGGCTTCCACTTCCTGTTCCGGCTCCATCTCTTCATCGAAATTGATGAAGATGCTGATCTGCTCTTTCAGGATTTTGGCGGCGTAGGCCACGGCGTCTTCCGGGGTCAGGCTGCCATCCGTCCACACTTCCAGGGTCAGCTTGTCGTAGTCGGTGCGTTGGCCCACACGGGCGTTGCCCACTACATAGTTGACCCGGCGTATGGGAGAGAAAACCGAATCTATAGGAATGGTCCCAACGGGATCATCTTCATTCTTATTGGCTTCCGCCATGGCATAGCCTTTGCCGACCTGGCATTGCATCTCCATGCGGAAGACGCTGTCGTCGGAAATGGTGGCTATGTACAAGTCCGGATTCAGCACCTGAACCTTTCCGTTGGGGCTGATCAAGTCCCCTGCGGTTACGACGCCGGGACCCTGCTTTTCCAGATTGAGCGGGCAGGGGCCGGTTTCCGTCATGGTCAACCGGACTTCTTTCAGATTCAGGATAAGCTCCGACACGTCTTCCAGAACGCCTGGAATGGCGGAAAACTCATGCATGACGTTGTCGAACTTGACCGAAACAATGGCCGCTCCGTGCAACGAGGACAGAATGATCCTTCTGAGCGCGTTGCCCAGGGTCAACCCGAAGCCCCTCTCCAGAGGTTCGGTGATGAATTTTCCATGCGTCGGGGAGCTTTCCACCTGAACCCGCTGGGGTTTGATCAACTCCCGCCAGTTCATGTACATCAACTCGTTTACGGTCATTATCACCTCTCGAAGTTTGCGTACGTGGGACGGCGACCGCCCTTGGGCCGCCCTGTGTTAACCAGCCGAGGCTGCATAGCGGCAATAACGCGGCAGCCCCAGGATGGATGAACCCGGCAGACCCAACTACTTGGAGTAGAGTTCCACGATGAGCTGTTCCTGCATGGGCATGGTCAGGTCTTCCCTGACGGGATACGCATTCACAACGCCCTTGAAATTCGCCTTATCCAATTCCAGCCACTGGGGCAGACCCCGGCGGGCCACAGCTTCCATGGCATTGGTGATGACTGCCACGGTGCGGCTTTTTTCACGCACTTCGATCGTGTCGCCGATGCTGACCTGGGCGGAAGGGATATTTACTTTATGACCGTTGACCGTAAAGTGATTATGGCGGACCATCTGCCTTGCCTGAGTGCGGCAATCGGCGAAGCCCAGCCTGTAAATCACGTTGTCCAGTCTTCTCTCCAGGTTGACCAGCAGGTTCGTACCTGTAATGCCCTTGGCATGGTCAGCCTTTTTAAAGGTCAGATGGAACTGCTTTTCGGTCAAGCCGTACATTCTCTTGATTTTTTGTTTTTCACGCAGCTGGATTCCGTAATCGGAAATCTTGGTGCGCCGCTGTCCGTGTTGTCCGGGAGGATAGCTCCTGCGATCAAAGGCGCATTTATCGGAATAACAGCGGTCCCCTTTCAAGAACAACTTTAAGTTTTCGCGCCTGCAGATCCTGCAGACCGAACCACGATACCTTGCCAAAACGGCCTCCTTTTTTTATAACGCCAAAAAGATCAAACCCTGCGCCTTTTGCGGGGGCGGCATCCATTGTGAGGAACGGGTGTAACGTCCCGAAGCATAACCACGTTCAAACCGGCGCCCTGGAGGGCCCGAAGGGCGGATTCCCTGCCCGAACCTGGTCCTTTCACATACACTTCAACGTTCCGCATGCCGTGCTCCATCGCCTTTTTGGCGGCGTCTTC is from Desulfatibacillum aliphaticivorans DSM 15576 and encodes:
- the rplQ gene encoding 50S ribosomal protein L17 gives rise to the protein MRHQKGGVKLNRTSSHRKAMFRNMVTSLFENGQVKTTDAKAKELRRWADQMITLAKRGDLHARRQAMAVIRNKQVVHKLFEAANERFGEINGGYTRITKIGMRKGDAAPISLVDFVGGDVVEKGEKGSWLSRFTALGKAKADKEAKPAAPAKEAAPVEEAPAAEAVEAAPAEEAPAEEEAAPAEEEAPAEEEAPAEEEAAEEEAPAEEEEKAKE
- a CDS encoding DNA-directed RNA polymerase subunit alpha; protein product: MTVNELMYMNWRELIKPQRVQVESSPTHGKFITEPLERGFGLTLGNALRRIILSSLHGAAIVSVKFDNVMHEFSAIPGVLEDVSELILNLKEVRLTMTETGPCPLNLEKQGPGVVTAGDLISPNGKVQVLNPDLYIATISDDSVFRMEMQCQVGKGYAMAEANKNEDDPVGTIPIDSVFSPIRRVNYVVGNARVGQRTDYDKLTLEVWTDGSLTPEDAVAYAAKILKEQISIFINFDEEMEPEQEVEAEETDAPEFNENLYRSVDELELSVRSANCLKNASIHKIFELVRKTESEMLKTKNFGRKSLNEIKEVLSEMGLSFGMKLEGFQPPEESDEEGDTEDS
- the rpsD gene encoding 30S ribosomal protein S4, producing the protein MARYRGSVCRICRRENLKLFLKGDRCYSDKCAFDRRSYPPGQHGQRRTKISDYGIQLREKQKIKRMYGLTEKQFHLTFKKADHAKGITGTNLLVNLERRLDNVIYRLGFADCRTQARQMVRHNHFTVNGHKVNIPSAQVSIGDTIEVREKSRTVAVITNAMEAVARRGLPQWLELDKANFKGVVNAYPVREDLTMPMQEQLIVELYSK